From a single Gimesia fumaroli genomic region:
- a CDS encoding neutral/alkaline non-lysosomal ceramidase N-terminal domain-containing protein, translated as MMVLRIVLAVIVAGGCVSSLSAEKTKTYSVGIAKVDITPDYPVILSGYASRSTKPIDRVEQQLWARAIVIRSENPQPQILISVENCGVPASVTKAVVANLKDEYSLTPQNLVICSTHTHAAPMLTGVLPNLYTKDLTASEQAGIDRYTQDLTLLLTKVAEEAIHNTEPSLLEWGIGTATFAKNRRNITGPKDHDLPILQVKGVDGKTRAILVNYACHCTTLGGVPFMSGDWAGCAVEAIEADVPGCMAMVVIGCGADQNPKFRGDDQGAARVNGKGIADGVRQRLKSKLTPLTGDLKTGSEELTLELDKLPTEDEWKERAQKKGITGYHAQKNLKRLERGQALTDKIIYPVKSWVFGDDLAMAFLGGEVVVDYSLAIKQRHGAKLWVTSYANDVPCYIPSERVLQEGGYEGRNAMVWYDLPGPFAPGLEKKILKEVDRQLPDTYQPKEDVSRTGGKRALTPAESISRMNYSDKLKVEVVAAEPLVIDPVAVEFGPDGKLWVVEMRDYPNGIDGNLKPGGVVKFLEDLDRDGVYDKATVFLEGLPFPTGLMVWKQGVLVCTAPDVIYAEDTNGDGKADLKKIILTGFATHNYQARVNSLVPGLDNWVYASGGLFGGIIKSFNGQTVNVTNRDFRFKPDTGVLEPVSGRTQQGRVRDDWGNWFGCRNGSLCVYYPVNESYYRKNPFVVSPPPEVAVPRGEGANQLIPVGDLVQFHLSGQRGRPTSACGLGLYRDRRLGDGFLGNTFVCEPVNQLVHRQVIQPEGVVYFGTRAPEELDREFLTSTDNWFRPVQARPAPDGSLLIVDMYRYLIEHPKFLSPEAVQKLNVRAGETRGRIYRISRKEQQYKPIPKLKELEPQYLAKLIRSRNGTLRDMVQQELILRADEKYIPELKSIAAEGNLPESRLQALCTLDGLEALDAALLLPRIQDSHPGVRREALRLSEPFLNASKSLANAVLQRVKQEEDLSVILQLAYSLGELKSEMATQSLLQLMEQHSGNVYIRSAVLTSFEPSRLAPAIAVLIPQVSDQPKLQPVFEALLGMTIATKDAAALKQVASHLLADAVQNEKTPLWEWAALSRILEVTNTAKLSQDQALGQQIKTLQERARQLVADSERGAAERIAAITFVVQAGQGQDDLQLISDLLTPQTSLKIQMAAVRSLINTQKAEAMKPVLENWKHLTPALQSEVLNQLLARESTTVKLLNSVEQKLIQPAQIDLTSRQRLIDHKNKKLSQRARKLFSVATSASRAAVLKRYQSIDLKQGSIERGSAVFEKQCANCHKLNGKGFVVGPDLAALTDQSKSFLLTSILDPNKAVDGRYASYLALTEDGRINTGILVSEQSNSITLKTQQGKVQTILRTEIEELSNTGKSLMPEGLEREIPPEAMADLLAFLQEHSAPIHYKYAGAVSPDANYPDDPKKLKLVNQSPGSGKFNDGNWVGFRFAGEQPQPRIEFDLGKKILVRSLKIVYGVNHAPGSIHAPASVVVSFSNNGQQFGNPLKFSNFNDHPDGLGLYEIDPRTVAINLPEQRARFVRVDFQSKQGWLFLSEISLASSSSAGKQHQAVPVKPGDTKQATVSVDPVTKIKSLVASVKVGTPDEYREIPNIWRQAIALGKRNQAEEIKKLLDASLPEEKGTLQCWQAVVIGGGIINGITIAGDWPRTRIEAILKEDPKLAARWQHSLQQAVKMADDPQIKAGTRYDALRMIAMLDYADCQAQLKRYLANPKQAELQMGAVSGFGDINYSKATEDLLNALPRLTSRNRKIALQSLLRTVARCVALLDAVQMENVSVKLIDADVQKQLLEHPNREIQRHSKRIFHQ; from the coding sequence ATGATGGTACTTCGAATTGTACTGGCAGTGATCGTTGCAGGCGGTTGCGTTTCCAGTTTATCTGCTGAAAAAACGAAAACTTATTCCGTAGGCATCGCCAAAGTTGATATCACTCCCGATTACCCGGTGATACTAAGTGGCTATGCCTCACGCAGTACAAAGCCGATTGATCGGGTCGAGCAGCAACTCTGGGCACGCGCGATTGTGATTCGTTCTGAAAATCCTCAACCGCAGATTTTGATATCGGTTGAAAATTGTGGTGTCCCTGCATCCGTGACGAAAGCTGTTGTCGCGAATCTGAAAGATGAGTATTCCCTTACTCCTCAGAATCTTGTGATCTGCTCCACTCATACGCACGCGGCTCCGATGCTCACAGGAGTCCTTCCCAACTTGTATACCAAAGATTTGACTGCTTCCGAACAGGCCGGAATTGACCGTTACACTCAGGATTTGACGCTTCTGCTGACCAAGGTGGCGGAAGAAGCCATTCACAATACCGAGCCCTCTCTTCTGGAGTGGGGAATCGGGACGGCGACGTTTGCCAAAAATCGCCGCAATATTACCGGGCCGAAAGATCATGACCTCCCGATCCTACAAGTCAAAGGTGTTGATGGAAAGACACGTGCGATTCTGGTGAACTATGCCTGCCATTGCACGACATTAGGGGGCGTTCCCTTTATGTCCGGCGACTGGGCCGGTTGCGCCGTCGAAGCGATTGAAGCAGACGTTCCCGGTTGTATGGCGATGGTGGTCATTGGATGTGGTGCGGATCAGAATCCGAAGTTCAGAGGCGATGATCAGGGAGCGGCGCGGGTCAATGGAAAAGGCATCGCAGACGGAGTTCGCCAGCGTCTCAAATCTAAATTAACACCACTAACAGGAGATCTGAAAACGGGGAGTGAAGAACTGACACTTGAGCTGGACAAGCTGCCGACAGAGGACGAGTGGAAAGAGCGCGCACAGAAAAAGGGAATCACGGGCTATCATGCGCAAAAGAATCTCAAACGTCTGGAACGGGGACAGGCCTTAACAGATAAAATCATTTACCCGGTGAAATCTTGGGTCTTTGGTGATGATCTGGCGATGGCCTTTTTGGGAGGAGAGGTTGTTGTCGATTATTCATTGGCGATTAAGCAGCGGCATGGCGCGAAGCTATGGGTGACCTCCTATGCGAACGACGTTCCCTGTTATATTCCCTCCGAACGGGTCCTGCAGGAAGGGGGCTATGAGGGACGGAATGCGATGGTCTGGTATGATCTGCCTGGTCCTTTTGCGCCCGGGCTAGAGAAAAAAATTCTGAAGGAAGTAGACCGACAGCTACCGGATACTTATCAGCCCAAAGAGGATGTGAGTCGAACGGGTGGCAAGCGGGCATTGACTCCCGCCGAATCGATATCACGTATGAATTACTCCGACAAACTCAAAGTCGAAGTGGTTGCGGCGGAGCCGTTAGTCATTGACCCCGTCGCAGTAGAGTTCGGTCCTGACGGGAAATTGTGGGTTGTCGAAATGCGGGATTATCCAAACGGCATCGATGGGAACCTGAAGCCCGGCGGTGTCGTGAAATTTCTCGAAGACCTGGACAGAGACGGCGTCTACGACAAGGCGACCGTGTTTCTGGAAGGGCTGCCTTTTCCGACCGGCTTAATGGTTTGGAAGCAGGGTGTGCTGGTCTGTACGGCTCCCGATGTGATTTACGCAGAAGATACGAACGGCGATGGGAAAGCCGACCTTAAGAAAATAATTCTAACGGGATTCGCAACTCATAATTATCAGGCACGGGTGAATAGTCTGGTTCCCGGTCTTGATAACTGGGTCTATGCATCGGGCGGCTTATTCGGCGGCATCATCAAATCATTCAATGGTCAGACTGTGAATGTAACGAATCGTGATTTTCGGTTCAAACCCGATACCGGAGTACTGGAACCGGTCAGCGGCCGGACCCAACAGGGCCGCGTGCGTGACGATTGGGGCAACTGGTTTGGTTGTCGCAATGGCAGCCTGTGCGTGTATTATCCCGTCAATGAATCCTATTATCGCAAGAATCCGTTTGTGGTTTCGCCCCCGCCTGAGGTTGCTGTTCCCCGAGGTGAGGGTGCCAATCAGCTCATTCCGGTAGGTGATCTGGTTCAGTTTCATTTAAGTGGACAGCGCGGGCGACCGACTTCAGCCTGTGGTCTGGGGCTTTACCGGGATCGGCGACTGGGGGACGGTTTTTTAGGGAACACGTTTGTTTGTGAACCGGTCAACCAGCTTGTGCATCGTCAGGTGATCCAGCCCGAAGGAGTGGTCTATTTCGGGACGCGTGCGCCGGAAGAACTGGATCGGGAATTCTTGACGTCAACTGACAACTGGTTTCGGCCAGTACAGGCAAGACCCGCGCCCGACGGATCATTGCTCATCGTAGACATGTATCGCTATCTCATTGAGCATCCCAAGTTTCTTTCACCAGAGGCAGTCCAGAAACTGAATGTGCGTGCGGGCGAAACACGGGGCCGAATTTATCGGATCTCTCGAAAAGAACAGCAGTATAAACCGATCCCGAAATTGAAAGAGTTAGAACCGCAGTATCTGGCGAAGCTGATTAGAAGCAGAAATGGTACACTGCGTGATATGGTGCAGCAGGAACTGATCTTGCGGGCTGACGAAAAATACATTCCAGAATTAAAGTCGATTGCCGCGGAGGGGAACTTGCCGGAATCACGTCTGCAGGCACTCTGTACGCTGGATGGTTTGGAGGCGTTGGATGCAGCGTTATTACTGCCACGAATTCAGGATTCGCATCCGGGGGTTCGCAGAGAAGCCCTGCGTTTATCGGAACCGTTTTTGAATGCATCAAAGTCTCTGGCAAATGCCGTTCTGCAGCGCGTCAAGCAGGAAGAAGACTTATCTGTCATTTTACAATTGGCTTATTCTCTCGGCGAATTAAAAAGCGAAATGGCAACGCAGTCGTTGTTACAATTGATGGAACAGCATTCCGGGAATGTCTATATCAGGTCTGCCGTGCTGACCAGCTTCGAACCGAGTCGTCTGGCACCGGCGATCGCCGTTTTGATTCCCCAAGTCAGTGATCAACCCAAACTACAGCCGGTTTTTGAGGCCTTGTTGGGGATGACGATCGCGACCAAAGATGCGGCTGCTCTGAAGCAGGTTGCTTCTCATTTGCTGGCTGATGCGGTTCAGAATGAGAAGACGCCTCTCTGGGAGTGGGCGGCATTGTCTCGTATTCTGGAAGTGACCAATACCGCGAAACTCAGCCAGGATCAGGCGCTTGGTCAACAGATCAAAACATTACAAGAACGAGCCCGTCAACTGGTGGCGGATTCCGAGCGGGGGGCAGCAGAGCGGATTGCCGCGATTACGTTTGTGGTCCAGGCCGGTCAAGGTCAGGATGATCTGCAGTTGATCTCTGATTTATTAACGCCACAAACGTCGCTGAAAATTCAGATGGCAGCAGTCCGCAGTTTGATCAATACTCAGAAAGCGGAAGCCATGAAACCGGTTCTGGAAAACTGGAAACATCTTACGCCTGCACTGCAGTCAGAAGTTCTCAATCAGCTTCTGGCACGGGAATCGACGACAGTCAAATTATTAAACAGTGTCGAACAGAAATTGATTCAACCCGCTCAGATTGATTTGACCAGTCGCCAACGATTGATTGATCATAAAAATAAGAAACTCAGTCAGCGTGCCCGGAAACTGTTTTCGGTGGCGACCAGTGCCAGTCGTGCGGCGGTACTCAAACGCTATCAATCGATCGATCTGAAACAGGGCAGCATCGAACGGGGCAGTGCTGTGTTTGAGAAACAGTGTGCGAACTGTCATAAACTGAATGGAAAAGGATTTGTGGTGGGGCCGGACCTGGCGGCGTTGACGGATCAGTCAAAATCATTCCTGCTGACTTCAATACTCGATCCCAACAAAGCCGTCGATGGGCGTTATGCATCTTATCTGGCGCTCACCGAGGATGGCCGAATTAATACCGGGATTCTGGTGTCCGAGCAAAGTAACAGCATTACGTTAAAAACGCAGCAGGGGAAAGTGCAGACAATTCTCAGAACAGAAATCGAAGAATTGAGCAATACCGGCAAATCACTAATGCCGGAAGGTCTGGAACGCGAGATCCCGCCGGAAGCGATGGCGGATTTACTGGCCTTTCTACAGGAACACAGTGCCCCCATTCATTACAAGTATGCCGGTGCCGTTTCTCCGGATGCAAACTACCCGGATGATCCGAAAAAGTTGAAGCTGGTGAATCAATCTCCGGGTTCCGGAAAATTTAATGATGGGAACTGGGTCGGGTTCCGATTTGCCGGCGAGCAACCACAGCCCAGAATTGAATTTGATCTTGGTAAAAAAATTCTGGTGCGTTCTTTGAAAATTGTGTATGGCGTGAATCATGCACCCGGGTCAATCCATGCCCCCGCGTCAGTAGTGGTTTCCTTCAGTAATAACGGTCAGCAGTTTGGGAATCCGCTCAAGTTCTCCAACTTTAATGACCATCCCGATGGTCTGGGGCTCTATGAAATTGATCCGCGCACTGTTGCGATCAATTTGCCAGAACAACGGGCACGCTTTGTTCGTGTTGATTTTCAGAGCAAACAGGGCTGGCTCTTTCTCTCGGAGATCTCACTTGCCAGCAGCAGCTCAGCCGGGAAACAACATCAGGCAGTTCCTGTAAAGCCGGGAGATACGAAGCAGGCGACGGTTTCTGTGGACCCGGTTACAAAAATCAAATCGCTCGTTGCCAGTGTCAAAGTGGGCACTCCAGACGAGTACCGTGAAATTCCCAATATCTGGCGGCAGGCGATTGCTTTGGGCAAACGAAATCAGGCAGAGGAGATTAAAAAATTACTTGATGCGTCTTTGCCTGAAGAGAAAGGAACTCTGCAATGCTGGCAGGCGGTTGTGATTGGTGGCGGGATCATCAACGGGATTACGATTGCCGGCGATTGGCCACGAACCCGAATTGAAGCCATCCTGAAGGAAGATCCGAAGTTGGCTGCCCGCTGGCAGCACTCGCTCCAGCAAGCTGTCAAGATGGCCGATGACCCACAAATCAAAGCGGGGACCCGCTATGATGCACTGCGGATGATCGCCATGCTTGATTATGCAGACTGTCAGGCACAGTTGAAACGTTATCTGGCAAATCCAAAGCAGGCAGAACTGCAGATGGGGGCCGTCAGTGGATTCGGCGATATTAACTACTCCAAAGCAACAGAAGATTTGCTCAATGCACTTCCCAGATTGACGTCCCGTAATCGTAAAATTGCACTCCAGTCTCTGCTAAGAACCGTTGCCCGATGCGTGGCATTATTGGATGCTGTTCAGATGGAGAACGTCTCCGTCAAGTTGATCGATGCAGACGTTCAAAAACAGTTGTTAGAACATCCCAATCGAGAGATTCAAAGACATTCGAAGCGAATTTTCCATCAGTAG
- a CDS encoding type 1 glutamine amidotransferase domain-containing protein, producing MTGSLPLSGQKFLLFVGEDYEDLELWYPKLRLEEAGAETTMAGLEAGKTYLGKHGYPAVSDATIDSINASDYQGVVCAGGWMPDKLRRFEKVLSLLSEFHESQKLIAAICHGGWMPISAGIYQGVKVTGSPGIKDDLINAGAIWEDASVTVDRHFVSSRRPGDLPDFCRGMLEVLQQAR from the coding sequence ATGACTGGTTCCCTTCCCTTATCGGGGCAAAAGTTTCTCCTGTTTGTCGGCGAGGATTACGAAGACCTCGAACTCTGGTATCCCAAACTTCGCCTGGAAGAAGCGGGCGCGGAAACGACTATGGCGGGATTAGAAGCAGGTAAAACCTACCTGGGAAAACATGGCTATCCAGCTGTTTCGGATGCCACAATCGACAGTATCAACGCCAGCGACTATCAAGGCGTGGTCTGCGCCGGCGGCTGGATGCCCGACAAACTCAGACGTTTTGAAAAAGTCTTATCGCTGCTATCTGAATTTCACGAGAGCCAGAAACTGATCGCCGCCATCTGCCATGGAGGCTGGATGCCGATCTCCGCTGGCATCTATCAAGGAGTCAAGGTCACCGGTTCGCCGGGTATCAAGGACGACCTGATTAACGCCGGGGCCATCTGGGAAGACGCGTCTGTTACAGTTGATCGCCACTTCGTCTCCAGTCGCCGCCCCGGAGACCTGCCCGACTTCTGTAGAGGCATGCTGGAAGTTCTACAACAGGCAAGGTAA
- a CDS encoding cupin domain-containing protein, which translates to MAQLITQPTIVEAAGNKPKQIEEFVGRVNTGEESMSIARMISPGGWVEPEQTPEFRETSIVLKGVLRVECADGVIEVKAGQAIVLEPGEWVRYSTPGEAGAEYIAICTPAFSPDTVHRVEED; encoded by the coding sequence ATGGCCCAATTGATCACGCAGCCGACAATAGTAGAAGCAGCAGGCAACAAACCCAAGCAGATCGAAGAATTTGTAGGACGCGTCAATACCGGCGAGGAATCAATGAGCATTGCCCGCATGATCTCTCCCGGCGGTTGGGTAGAGCCGGAACAAACGCCGGAATTTCGTGAGACGTCGATTGTACTCAAGGGAGTTCTGCGTGTGGAATGCGCTGACGGCGTGATCGAAGTCAAAGCAGGGCAGGCGATTGTGTTGGAACCGGGAGAATGGGTGCGGTACAGTACTCCCGGTGAAGCAGGTGCTGAATATATCGCGATTTGCACGCCCGCCTTTTCTCCCGATACGGTTCACCGCGTTGAAGAAGATTAA
- a CDS encoding VOC family protein has product MPQTNPAIQELVPLLYVEDASRSTEFYCDQLGFEMKLKWEPEGNLAWCRLERGNAALMLQLACPDEDGTAAERCKGVGFFFLCDDAQAVYEELSSRGLTLEPPQVAFYGMNQLFMKDPDGYQLCFQNQVELAVE; this is encoded by the coding sequence ATGCCACAAACAAATCCTGCAATTCAAGAGCTGGTTCCGCTGCTGTATGTAGAAGATGCCTCCCGGTCTACGGAGTTTTACTGCGATCAGCTTGGTTTTGAAATGAAACTCAAGTGGGAACCGGAGGGCAATTTGGCCTGGTGCCGACTGGAACGGGGTAATGCGGCTCTGATGTTACAGTTAGCCTGTCCCGATGAAGATGGAACCGCAGCTGAGCGCTGCAAGGGCGTCGGTTTCTTTTTTCTGTGTGATGACGCGCAGGCGGTTTACGAAGAATTGTCATCTCGCGGGCTTACTCTGGAGCCTCCACAGGTGGCGTTTTACGGAATGAATCAACTATTCATGAAAGACCCGGATGGTTATCAGCTTTGCTTTCAGAACCAGGTTGAGTTGGCTGTTGAATGA
- a CDS encoding sugar phosphorylase: MIEPVEHSAISEYRFLVENHLRVIYPEIDHSAFAQTLIDIMAPDGNCQTPETHQNHWDQRDAVMITYGDSLLTEGQPPLETLLQFSESFLKETINSIHILPFFPFSSDDGFSIIDYQQVNPKLGTWEHINAIADEFHLMSDLVINHCSSQSEWFQQFKRGESPGKDYFFCGSPDDDLSEVVRPRTNSLLQRIDTPEGPRYAWCTFSFDQVDLNFANPQLLQEIVKIVKLYLDHGVHIFRLDAVAFLWKVVGTNCLSLPETHELVRLFRTLIQFVSPHAMIITETNIPNRENLAYFGNSNEAHAIYNFSLPPLLVNAMLCGSCQHLKTWMMSMPPALHGTTYLNFIASHDGIGLRPAEGLMDDEEINEMVSMMEQFGARISMRSLADGGKRPYEINISLFDAMRGTLDGEDEWQIERFLCAHAIMFALEGIPAVYVHSFLGTRNDQVAVEQTGHNRSINRHRWDYAHLQEQLANKDSTHARVFKGICHLLKIRRRQPAFHPNATQFTLHLGNSVFAFWRQSMDRQQSIFAINNVTNQEQIVPLSEINLIGTDSWVDLISGELYSNLRGDLILKPYQVIWLTNLLQQT, translated from the coding sequence ATGATTGAACCTGTCGAACATTCCGCAATCAGTGAATACCGATTCCTCGTCGAAAATCACTTGCGGGTTATTTATCCGGAGATTGACCATAGCGCATTCGCCCAGACTTTGATTGATATCATGGCCCCGGATGGGAATTGCCAGACGCCGGAAACCCATCAGAACCACTGGGATCAACGTGATGCCGTAATGATTACCTATGGCGACAGTCTGCTCACGGAGGGGCAGCCGCCACTGGAAACATTGTTGCAGTTTTCAGAATCGTTTCTCAAAGAGACGATCAACAGTATCCATATTCTCCCTTTTTTCCCCTTCAGTTCCGACGATGGATTTTCCATCATCGACTACCAGCAAGTCAATCCAAAGCTGGGCACCTGGGAGCATATCAACGCGATTGCCGACGAATTTCACCTGATGTCCGACCTCGTAATCAATCACTGTTCGAGTCAGAGTGAATGGTTTCAACAATTCAAACGAGGAGAATCACCGGGTAAAGATTATTTCTTCTGCGGCAGTCCGGATGATGATCTCTCCGAGGTGGTTCGCCCGCGGACCAACAGTTTATTGCAGCGGATCGATACCCCGGAAGGCCCCCGGTATGCCTGGTGTACTTTCAGCTTCGATCAGGTCGATTTAAATTTTGCCAATCCGCAATTACTGCAGGAAATTGTCAAAATCGTCAAATTATATCTCGATCACGGCGTTCATATTTTCCGTCTGGATGCGGTCGCCTTTCTCTGGAAAGTCGTCGGCACGAACTGTTTGAGCCTGCCGGAAACGCATGAACTGGTGCGTCTGTTTCGCACATTGATTCAATTTGTCTCGCCCCACGCCATGATCATCACCGAGACCAATATTCCGAACCGTGAGAACCTGGCTTATTTTGGAAACTCAAATGAAGCGCATGCTATCTATAATTTTTCCCTGCCCCCACTCCTGGTAAATGCAATGCTCTGCGGAAGCTGCCAGCATTTAAAAACCTGGATGATGAGCATGCCCCCGGCATTGCATGGCACCACCTATCTGAACTTCATTGCCTCGCATGACGGGATCGGCCTGCGGCCCGCGGAAGGATTAATGGACGATGAAGAAATTAACGAAATGGTTTCGATGATGGAGCAGTTTGGTGCTCGAATTTCAATGCGTTCGCTCGCCGATGGTGGCAAGCGACCTTATGAAATTAATATCTCATTATTCGACGCCATGCGAGGGACTCTGGACGGCGAAGACGAATGGCAGATTGAGCGTTTCCTCTGCGCACATGCCATCATGTTTGCTCTGGAAGGAATTCCCGCTGTTTACGTTCATAGTTTTCTGGGCACGAGAAATGATCAGGTGGCCGTCGAACAGACGGGGCATAACCGTTCGATTAACCGCCATCGCTGGGACTATGCCCATCTGCAGGAACAACTGGCAAACAAAGATTCAACGCATGCACGCGTCTTCAAAGGCATCTGTCACTTGTTGAAAATCAGACGGCGGCAACCTGCCTTTCATCCGAATGCAACTCAGTTTACCCTGCACCTGGGCAACAGTGTGTTTGCCTTCTGGCGTCAGAGCATGGATCGCCAGCAGAGTATTTTCGCGATTAATAATGTCACCAATCAGGAACAGATTGTCCCCTTATCAGAAATTAATCTGATTGGCACCGATTCCTGGGTCGATTTAATCAGCGGCGAATTATATTCAAATCTCAGAGGCGACCTGATCCTAAAACCTTATCAGGTGATCTGGTTAACCAATCTATTACAGCAGACGTAA
- a CDS encoding glycosyltransferase family protein yields the protein MGDFYQNGIITTLHNLSSRSTEEMEAELVRFAEVRPMSLVLPCLYSELEGPALDKIVTELAKVEYLHEIVIGLDRADETQYKHAIQFFSRLPQNHRILWNDGPRLQAVNRMLQEQDLAPKELGKGCNVWYCLGYILAQGTTSSVALHDCDILTYDRSMLARLVYPVANPSFNYQFCKGYYARVADSKMNGRVTRLLVTPLMRALKKILGSLDYLEYLDSYRYPLAGEFSFRVDVINDIRIPSDWGLEIGVLSEVNRNYSTNRLCQVDIADKYDHKHQNLSVEDAQAGLSKMSIDIAKGVFRKLATNGVVFSTETFRSIKATYYRIALDFIETYRNDAIINGLKFDVHNEEKAVELFAENVLKAGLHFLENPMETPFIPSWNRVQSAIPDVFRHLCYAVDDDYREFS from the coding sequence ATGGGAGACTTTTACCAAAACGGTATCATTACCACTTTACACAACCTCTCTTCACGTTCGACGGAAGAGATGGAAGCCGAGTTAGTTCGATTTGCTGAAGTCCGCCCGATGAGCCTGGTACTCCCTTGCCTTTACAGCGAACTGGAAGGGCCCGCCCTCGACAAAATTGTGACGGAACTGGCGAAAGTCGAGTATCTGCACGAAATTGTCATCGGCCTGGATCGGGCTGATGAAACACAATACAAACATGCGATCCAGTTTTTCAGTCGCCTGCCTCAGAATCATCGCATTCTCTGGAATGATGGCCCGCGACTGCAGGCAGTCAACAGAATGCTGCAGGAACAGGATCTGGCCCCCAAGGAACTCGGGAAAGGCTGCAACGTCTGGTACTGCCTTGGCTATATTCTGGCGCAGGGAACCACATCGTCGGTCGCGCTGCATGATTGTGATATTCTGACCTACGATCGCAGCATGCTCGCTCGATTGGTTTATCCGGTCGCCAACCCCAGCTTTAACTATCAATTCTGTAAAGGCTACTACGCACGTGTGGCCGACAGCAAGATGAATGGTCGTGTCACTCGATTATTAGTGACGCCCTTAATGCGTGCATTGAAAAAAATTCTGGGTTCACTGGATTATCTCGAATATCTGGACAGCTATCGATACCCACTGGCGGGTGAATTTTCTTTTCGCGTCGATGTAATTAACGATATTCGAATCCCCAGCGACTGGGGACTGGAAATTGGCGTGCTGTCTGAAGTGAATCGTAATTATTCAACGAACCGGTTATGCCAGGTCGATATCGCTGATAAGTATGATCATAAACATCAGAACTTATCCGTCGAAGACGCTCAAGCGGGATTGTCAAAAATGTCGATTGATATTGCCAAAGGAGTTTTCCGCAAGCTGGCCACCAATGGTGTTGTCTTTTCGACCGAAACCTTTCGTTCGATCAAAGCCACCTACTATCGAATTGCGCTGGACTTTATCGAAACCTATCGTAACGATGCGATCATCAATGGTTTGAAATTTGATGTGCATAACGAAGAGAAGGCCGTCGAATTATTCGCGGAAAATGTTTTAAAAGCCGGCCTTCATTTTCTGGAAAACCCGATGGAGACGCCATTCATCCCCAGCTGGAACCGTGTGCAAAGCGCGATTCCGGATGTATTCAGACATTTGTGTTACGCCGTTGATGATGACTACCGGGAGTTTTCCTGA
- a CDS encoding HAD-IIB family hydrolase has translation MPVKSPDMKDNVPPLIVMTDLDGTLLDHDTYSFAPAVPVMERLRATGIPLILNTSKTAAELASLRTTLQNTDPYVVENGSAIYLPAEQKGQTAHKTGDQVHILGARRSEILSFIQKIRVEEKFQFTGFADMEVSEVIAYTGLSESDSELAMTREFSEPLIWQDSAHQLRKFEALIANHGLRLLKGGRFVHVIGACDKGKCLHWLRERFTDSYGAQPAFVALGDSQNDVAMLNAADIAVIVRSSHHEPPDLEKQSSVIITEETGPQGWANALTQILDETLI, from the coding sequence ATGCCTGTAAAATCTCCTGATATGAAAGATAACGTCCCTCCCCTGATTGTAATGACGGACCTGGACGGAACCCTGTTAGATCACGATACGTATTCGTTTGCACCAGCGGTTCCCGTAATGGAACGTCTGCGCGCAACGGGGATCCCCCTCATTTTGAATACCAGTAAAACGGCTGCGGAATTAGCCTCTCTTCGCACCACGCTCCAGAACACAGATCCTTATGTTGTCGAAAATGGCTCGGCCATTTATCTGCCTGCGGAGCAGAAGGGGCAAACTGCTCATAAAACAGGAGATCAGGTGCATATTTTAGGGGCACGTCGGTCAGAAATACTCTCTTTCATTCAAAAAATCCGGGTAGAGGAAAAATTCCAGTTCACTGGATTTGCGGATATGGAAGTCTCTGAAGTCATTGCATATACGGGATTATCGGAATCCGATTCCGAGCTGGCGATGACCCGAGAATTCTCCGAACCGCTAATTTGGCAGGACTCGGCACATCAATTGCGTAAGTTTGAAGCACTGATTGCCAATCATGGTCTGCGGCTGCTGAAAGGTGGCCGGTTTGTGCATGTGATTGGCGCGTGTGACAAAGGAAAATGTCTGCATTGGTTACGGGAGCGTTTTACTGACTCGTATGGTGCACAACCTGCATTTGTAGCACTGGGCGATAGTCAGAATGACGTTGCCATGTTGAATGCAGCAGATATTGCCGTCATTGTGCGCTCGTCCCATCATGAACCACCCGATCTTGAGAAGCAATCTTCGGTCATCATTACTGAAGAAACAGGCCCACAAGGATGGGCCAATGCGTTAACCCAAATACTGGATGAAACACTGATCTGA